A region of Halobellus limi DNA encodes the following proteins:
- the acnA gene encoding aconitate hydratase AcnA, giving the protein MTDTLPFDAVRELDVDGTTYKMADLRALEEQGLCDLDTLPVSIRILLESVLRNADGETVTAADVKNAAGWKPDVPDAEVPFSPSRVVLQDLTGVPAVVDLAALRSEVDRKDRDPTLVEPEIPIDLVIDHSVQVDYFDSEDAYEKNVELEYERNAERYRAIKWAQNAFENFNVVPPGTGIVHQVNLEHLGRVVHAREQDGENWLLPDTLVGTDSHTPMIGGIGVVGWGVGGIEAEAAMLGQPVTMKLPEVVGVRLEGELPEGATATDLVLHITERLREVGVVDRFVEFFGPGVENLTVPDRATIANMAPEQGSTISMFPVDEQTLEYLELTGRDPDHVDLVREYLEAQGLFGEQEPEYTEVVEFDLSTVEPSLAGHKRPQDRIPMGDVKQSFRGLLHGEFEDDLDDVDEDALQRWLGEGGAADAETDGGVQVEPESELHPLTKRVEVDLDGETVEIGHGDVLVSAITSCTNTSNPSVMIAAGLLAQNAVEKGLDVPPYVKTSLAPGSRVVTQYLEESGLLPYLEELGYAVVGYGCTTCIGNAGPLPDPIEQAIDDHDLWTTSVLSGNRNFEARIHPKIRANYLASPPLVVAYGLAGRMDIDLEHEPLGTDDEGNPVYLADIWPDAADVQAAIHENVSPEMFEEKYASVFEGDERWAALDAPTGDVYEWDEDSTYIREPPFFKDFPVEKPGVADIEDARCLLTLGDTVTTDHISPAGPFGPDLPAGQWLLDHGVEPHEFNTYGARRGNHEVMMRGTFANVRIENEMLDDVEGGYTIHHPTDEQTTVFEASRRYRDEGIPLVVMAGEEFGTGSSRDWAAKGTDLLGVRATIAESYERIYRDNLVGMGVLPLQFDDGDSWESLGLDGSEVFTIHGLDDGLDVMDELTVIAERADGSTVEFPVTAQVGTPAAVTYIEHGGILHYVLRRLLRQ; this is encoded by the coding sequence ATGACTGATACACTTCCGTTCGATGCCGTCCGCGAGCTCGACGTCGACGGGACGACGTACAAGATGGCCGATCTTCGAGCACTCGAAGAGCAGGGGCTCTGTGACCTCGACACGCTCCCTGTGAGCATCCGTATTCTGCTTGAGTCGGTGCTCCGGAACGCCGACGGCGAAACTGTTACTGCAGCGGATGTCAAGAATGCTGCTGGCTGGAAGCCAGACGTACCGGACGCAGAGGTTCCGTTCTCTCCATCACGAGTCGTCCTGCAAGATCTCACCGGTGTACCCGCAGTCGTCGACCTGGCGGCCCTTCGATCCGAGGTCGACCGCAAAGACCGAGATCCCACCCTGGTCGAACCGGAGATTCCTATTGATCTCGTGATCGACCACAGCGTCCAGGTCGACTACTTCGACTCCGAGGACGCCTACGAGAAGAACGTCGAACTGGAGTACGAGCGAAACGCCGAACGGTATCGCGCGATCAAGTGGGCGCAGAACGCCTTCGAGAACTTCAACGTCGTCCCGCCGGGGACCGGTATCGTCCACCAGGTGAATCTCGAACATCTGGGTCGGGTCGTCCACGCCCGCGAGCAAGACGGCGAGAACTGGCTCCTGCCGGACACGCTCGTCGGCACGGACAGCCACACCCCGATGATCGGTGGCATCGGTGTGGTCGGTTGGGGCGTCGGCGGCATCGAAGCGGAAGCGGCGATGCTCGGTCAACCGGTCACGATGAAACTCCCCGAGGTCGTCGGCGTCCGTCTCGAAGGCGAATTACCCGAGGGCGCGACGGCTACGGATCTCGTGCTCCACATCACCGAACGACTCCGCGAGGTCGGCGTCGTCGACCGGTTCGTGGAGTTCTTCGGTCCCGGTGTGGAGAATCTCACAGTCCCCGACCGGGCCACGATCGCCAATATGGCGCCCGAACAGGGCTCGACGATCAGTATGTTCCCGGTCGACGAGCAGACGCTCGAGTATCTCGAACTCACCGGGCGTGATCCCGACCACGTCGACCTCGTTCGCGAGTACCTCGAAGCCCAAGGGCTGTTCGGGGAACAGGAACCAGAATATACTGAGGTCGTCGAGTTCGACCTCTCGACAGTCGAACCGAGTCTGGCCGGACACAAGCGGCCACAGGACCGGATTCCGATGGGGGACGTGAAACAGAGCTTCCGGGGACTTCTCCACGGGGAGTTCGAGGACGACCTCGATGATGTCGACGAGGACGCCTTGCAGCGGTGGCTCGGTGAGGGTGGTGCAGCTGATGCGGAGACCGACGGTGGCGTTCAGGTCGAACCCGAATCGGAACTGCACCCGTTAACCAAACGTGTCGAGGTCGACCTCGACGGTGAGACGGTCGAAATCGGACACGGAGACGTCCTCGTCAGCGCCATCACGAGCTGTACGAACACGTCGAACCCGTCGGTGATGATCGCTGCTGGACTGCTCGCCCAGAACGCCGTCGAGAAAGGCCTAGACGTCCCGCCGTACGTCAAGACGAGTCTCGCACCGGGTAGCCGTGTCGTCACGCAGTATCTCGAAGAATCGGGGCTGCTTCCGTATCTCGAAGAGCTCGGGTACGCCGTCGTCGGCTACGGCTGTACCACCTGTATCGGTAACGCTGGGCCGCTTCCCGATCCCATCGAGCAGGCAATCGACGACCACGACCTCTGGACGACGAGCGTTCTCTCCGGGAACCGGAACTTCGAGGCGCGTATCCACCCGAAGATCCGCGCGAACTACCTCGCGAGCCCGCCGCTCGTCGTCGCCTACGGGCTCGCAGGGCGGATGGACATCGATCTCGAACACGAGCCGCTGGGCACTGACGATGAGGGTAACCCAGTCTATCTGGCGGACATCTGGCCGGACGCAGCGGACGTGCAGGCCGCAATCCACGAGAACGTCTCTCCGGAGATGTTCGAGGAGAAGTACGCCTCCGTGTTCGAGGGCGATGAGCGATGGGCTGCTCTCGACGCGCCCACGGGTGACGTCTACGAGTGGGATGAGGACTCGACATACATCCGTGAACCGCCGTTCTTCAAGGACTTCCCGGTAGAGAAACCCGGCGTCGCCGATATCGAGGACGCACGCTGTCTACTGACGCTCGGCGATACCGTTACGACCGACCACATCAGTCCAGCCGGCCCGTTCGGTCCCGACCTCCCCGCAGGTCAGTGGCTGCTCGATCACGGTGTCGAGCCACACGAGTTCAACACCTACGGCGCACGTCGGGGCAATCACGAGGTGATGATGCGGGGGACGTTCGCCAACGTCCGAATCGAGAACGAGATGCTCGACGACGTCGAGGGTGGCTACACGATCCACCACCCGACCGACGAACAAACCACGGTGTTCGAAGCCAGTCGCCGCTATCGGGACGAGGGGATACCGCTCGTCGTGATGGCTGGCGAGGAGTTCGGAACTGGGTCTAGCCGGGACTGGGCGGCGAAAGGAACGGACCTGCTCGGTGTCCGCGCAACCATCGCCGAGAGTTACGAGCGCATCTACCGCGACAACCTCGTCGGCATGGGTGTGCTTCCCCTGCAGTTCGATGATGGCGACTCGTGGGAATCTCTCGGTCTGGATGGGTCGGAGGTCTTCACGATCCACGGCCTCGATGACGGGCTCGACGTGATGGACGAACTGACCGTTATCGCCGAGCGTGCGGACGGGTCGACTGTCGAGTTCCCGGTCACAGCACAGGTCGGCACGCCGGCCGCCGTAACCTATATCGAACACGGCGGAATCCTCCACTACGTCCTCAGACGCCTCCTCAGACAGTAA